A stretch of the Alnus glutinosa chromosome 6, dhAlnGlut1.1, whole genome shotgun sequence genome encodes the following:
- the LOC133871732 gene encoding hydroxyproline O-galactosyltransferase GALT3, with amino-acid sequence MKSLRPDRRQSFILSSFFFILFLCVLASINQVRFDSLLKFGRCALANTPSQVPYNDSSSTDDIRILIGILTLPDQYQRRHFLRLIYGTQTPLAGAKVDVKFVFCNLTKEDQKVLVALEIMRYDDIIILNCKENMNNGKTYTYFSSLPEMLTDTDAESRYDPPYHYVMKTDDDSYFRLNKLVESLRPLPREDLYYGYVIPCPSMDPFVRYMSGMGYLISWDLVEWIRESDIPKNHLEGPEDKTFGDWIREGHRAKNRFNAKWSMYNYPEPPTGCTHELWPDTIAVHLLKNQEKWIRTLKYFNVTDNLKPSKLYHIP; translated from the coding sequence ATGAAAAGCTTAAGGCCGGACCGCCGGCAAAGTTTCAtcctttcttccttcttcttcatcCTCTTCCTCTGCGTCTTAGCTTCCATCAATCAAGTCCGATTCGATAGCCTGCTGAAGTTCGGTCGGTGTGCGCTAGCCAACACGCCTTCACAAGTACCCTACAACGACTCTTCTTCGACGGACGACATCCGAATACTCATCGGCATTCTAACGCTCCCGGACCAATACCAACGACGCCACTTCCTCCGCCTCATCTACGGCACGCAAACGCCGCTGGCGGGCGCCAAAGTGGACGTGAAGTTCGTCTTCTGTAACCTCACAAAGGAAGACCAGAAGGTGCTCGTTGCATTAGAGATTATGCGTTACGACGACATCATAATCCTCAACTGTAAAGAGAACATGAACAACGGTAAGACTTACACGTACTTTTCAAGCTTGCCGGAAATGCTGACCGACACGGACGCAGAAAGTCGTTATGACCCTCCGTATCATTATGTGATGAAAACGGACGATGATTCTTATTTCCGGCTGAATAAACTGGTGGAGTCTTTGAGGCCATTGCCTAGAGAAGATTTGTACTATGGTTACGTTATTCCATGCCCAAGCATGGATCCATTCGTGCGATATATGTCTGGGATGGGGTATTTGATTTCTTGGGATTTGGTAGAGTGGATAAGGGAATCTGATATTCCCAAGAACCATTTGGAAGGGCCTGAGGACAAGACTTTTGGCGATTGGATCCGGGAAGGCCATCGCGCGAAGAACAGGTTCAACGCCAAGTGGTCTATGTATAATTATCCGGAGCCGCCCACAGGATGCACGCACGAGCTTTGGCCGGACACGATTGCGGTTCATTTGTTGAAGAACCAGGAGAAGTGGATTCGCACGTTGAAGTATTTCAATGTCACTGATAATTTGAAACCATCTAAATTGTACCATATACCTTGA
- the LOC133871596 gene encoding uncharacterized protein LOC133871596: MEMSKFYVLSRLRRAVKKISFLLNFSINRWRVASAIGRTLLSKRHLSFNDRPGLRACADYNDVDSEDSGSSRGLQRTISFPYEDDVDKRAEMFIANFHRQLLIERQTSLELRSILPRE, from the coding sequence ATGGAAATGAGCAAGTTTTATGTTCTGAGTCGCCTGAGGAGGGCAGTGAAGAAGATAagttttttgttgaatttcagCATCAACCGATGGCGTGTAGCGTCGGCGATTGGCCGGACCTTGTTGAGCAAGCGCCACCTGAGCTTCAATGATCGGCCGGGCTTGAGGGCGTGCGCCGATTATAACGATGTAGACTCGGAGGATTCGGGCTCTTCGAGGGGGCTTCAGAGGACAATAAGCTTTCCGTACGAGGATGATGTCGATAAGAGAGCTGAGATGTTTATTGCCAATTTCCACCGCCAACTTCTAATAGAGAGGCAAACTTCTCTGGAGCTTCGATCAATATTGCCGCGGGAATAG
- the LOC133871597 gene encoding uncharacterized protein LOC133871597 — MEMSKFSVLSRLRRAVKKVSFLLNFSFNRWRVASAIGRTSLSKRHLSFNDRPGLRACADYNDVDSEDSGSSRGLQRTISFPYEDDVDKRAEMFIANFHRQLLLERQTSLELQYCRGISFKAISP; from the coding sequence ATGGAAATGAGCAAGTTTTCTGTTCTGAGTCGCCTGAGGAGGGCAGTGAAGAAGGTAagttttttgttgaatttcagCTTCAACCGATGGCGTGTAGCGTCGGCGATTGGCCGGACCTCGTTGAGCAAGCGCCACCTGAGCTTCAATGATCGGCCGGGCTTGAGGGCGTGCGCCGATTATAACGATGTAGACTCGGAGGATTCCGGCTCTTCGAGAGGGCTTCAGAGGACAATAAGCTTTCCGTACGAGGATGATGTCGATAAGAGAGCTGAGATGTTTATTGCCAATTTCCACCGCCAACTTCTACTAGAGAGGCAAACTTCTCTGGAGCTTCAATATTGCCGTGGGATTAGTTTCAAGGCAATCTCTCCCTAG